The genomic window GAGGGCCCACTGCTCGAACCACGCGCAGATCGTCGTCCCGATGGGGGCCACCAGGCCTACCGCCATCTGCCACGGCGCGGGCGGAGCGGTGCCGGTGCGTCGCGGAATCATAGTGAAGAGAAAACCGACGGCAAAACTGGCCAAAAAGCCCTGGATCTGTGCCATCGAGTGGAAGATGGAGCGGTATTCGTCGGTGACACCGAGGGCAAACAGGAGCCAATGCAGCACGCCCGCCCAGGCGAGTGCCGCGCCGAGCGGAAAGAAGACGCGATAGGGCTCACGGCGCCACGCAGGCGCATCGCGCACCGAGGAGGCGATGCGCAGCTCGAATGGCACGGCAGTCACGAGAGGCCGACCCGCCACGACTGCAAGATACGCATGTAGTTGGCGCGCGAGAACGCGTTCGGGTCCGGACAATGGGCAAGGCTCATGTTTCCGCGCATTTGTTTCAGCGACTCGTACTCGTGCTCCTGCATCCAGCGCTCCATCTCGAGTCGAAGCGTACGCAGGTGATCGGGCCCTTTCTTCAGCAGGGCGGAGACGACCTGGACCGCGCTCGCGCCAGCCATCACCGACTTGATGGCGTCGAGCCCCGAATGCACGCCGCCCGAGATGGCCAGCGGGACGTTGACGCCGGCGGCGACGATCGCCAGCCATCGCAGCCGCAGGAGCAGCTCCGAAGGATCGGAGAGGTGCAGCCTTGGCTCCGCCTCCAGGTTCTCCGCGTCGATGTCCGGCTGATAGAACCGGTTGAACAGGATGATGCCGTCTGCGCCGGCGCACTCCAGCTGGCGGACAAGGTGCGGCAATGCGGAGAAGAAAGGCGAGAGCTTCACCGCGACCGGAATCCGCAGCGCGCCCTTCACCAGCCGGACGATGTCGATGGTACGACGCTCGACCGCCTCGCTCGCCTCGGCGGCATCGGTCGGCAGATAGT from Deltaproteobacteria bacterium includes these protein-coding regions:
- a CDS encoding dihydroorotate dehydrogenase-like protein codes for the protein MDLTTEYLGLKLDSPLMPGASPLADSLDMVRRLEDAGASAIVMRSIFEEQITRETTGNIYAIETPAESFAEAISYFPKASEFSLGPDEYLDQLRCITEAVAIPVIGSLNGITARGWLEYAMRIQEAGADALELNVYYLPTDAAEASEAVERRTIDIVRLVKGALRIPVAVKLSPFFSALPHLVRQLECAGADGIILFNRFYQPDIDAENLEAEPRLHLSDPSELLLRLRWLAIVAAGVNVPLAISGGVHSGLDAIKSVMAGASAVQVVSALLKKGPDHLRTLRLEMERWMQEHEYESLKQMRGNMSLAHCPDPNAFSRANYMRILQSWRVGLS